The proteins below come from a single Cytobacillus luteolus genomic window:
- a CDS encoding TetR/AcrR family transcriptional regulator → MKRTKPKFKQIIDAAVVVIAENGYHQAQVSKIAKQAGVADGTIYLYFKNKEDILVSLFQEKMGNFIEKIEEEIAGKQTAAEKLLMLVEKHFSLLAADHDLAIVTQLELRQSNKELRLRINEVLKGYLKVVDQIIIQGKENGEFRADLDVRLARQMVFGTIDETVTTWVMNEQKYDLLKLTGQVHQLLIYGCGFFKPNS, encoded by the coding sequence TTGAAACGAACGAAGCCAAAATTCAAACAAATTATAGATGCAGCAGTAGTCGTAATTGCCGAGAACGGCTACCATCAAGCACAAGTTTCAAAGATTGCAAAACAAGCAGGAGTAGCTGATGGGACAATTTACCTCTACTTTAAAAACAAAGAAGATATTCTCGTTTCCTTGTTCCAAGAAAAGATGGGCAATTTTATCGAGAAAATTGAAGAAGAAATTGCAGGAAAACAGACTGCTGCAGAGAAATTGTTAATGTTGGTGGAAAAACACTTTTCCTTATTAGCTGCTGATCATGATTTAGCGATTGTTACCCAACTAGAATTACGTCAATCTAATAAAGAACTTAGACTTCGAATAAATGAAGTTCTAAAAGGTTACTTGAAGGTCGTTGATCAAATCATTATTCAGGGTAAAGAAAATGGCGAGTTCAGGGCTGATTTAGACGTTCGACTAGCAAGGCAGATGGTTTTCGGTACTATAGACGAGACTGTCACCACTTGGGTTATGAATGAACAAAAATATGATCTCTTAAAGTTAACAGGACAAGTACACCAACTATTGATCTACGGATGTGGATTCTTCAAGCCTAATAGTTAG
- a CDS encoding electron transfer flavoprotein subunit beta/FixA family protein codes for MNIFVIMKRTFDTEEKIVVKNGQISEDGAEFIINPYDEYAIEEAIQVRDANGGEVTVVTVGTEDAEKELRTALAMGADKAVLINTEDDVEAGDQFTTAKIISEFLKDKEVDLILGGNVAIDGGSGQVGPRVAELLDIPYVTTITKLEINGKNVTVTRDVEGDSEVIETTLPLLVTAQQGLNEPRYPSLPGIMKAKKKPLEELELDDLDLEEDDVEAKTKTIEIYLPPKKEAGKVLQGELADQVKELVSLLHTEAKVV; via the coding sequence ATGAACATCTTTGTTATTATGAAAAGAACATTTGACACAGAAGAGAAGATTGTAGTTAAAAACGGTCAAATTAGTGAAGATGGTGCCGAATTTATAATTAACCCTTATGATGAATATGCCATTGAAGAAGCGATTCAAGTTAGAGACGCAAACGGTGGCGAGGTAACTGTTGTAACTGTTGGTACAGAGGATGCTGAGAAAGAACTTCGTACTGCTTTAGCAATGGGTGCTGATAAAGCAGTTCTTATCAATACAGAAGATGATGTAGAAGCAGGAGATCAGTTTACAACTGCTAAAATCATTTCTGAATTCTTAAAAGATAAAGAAGTTGACCTAATCTTAGGTGGTAATGTAGCAATTGATGGTGGGTCTGGACAAGTTGGACCACGTGTTGCAGAATTACTAGATATTCCATATGTTACAACAATTACTAAATTAGAAATCAATGGAAAGAATGTTACTGTTACTCGTGATGTTGAAGGAGACTCTGAAGTAATTGAAACAACACTACCATTATTAGTAACTGCACAACAAGGATTAAATGAGCCTCGTTATCCTTCTCTACCTGGGATTATGAAAGCTAAGAAAAAGCCTCTAGAAGAATTAGAACTAGATGACTTAGATTTAGAAGAAGATGATGTAGAAGCAAAAACAAAAACTATTGAAATCTATTTACCACCTAAAAAAGAAGCTGGTAAAGTTCTTCAAGGTGAATTAGCTGACCAAGTTAAAGAACTGGTTTCATTACTTCATACTGAAGCAAAAGTAGTGTAA
- a CDS encoding succinate dehydrogenase cytochrome b558 subunit has translation MGGNREFFYRRLHSLLGVVPVGIFLIQHLIVNHFATKGVEAFNNAAHFMESLPFRYVLEAVIIFIPIIFHAVYGLYIAFTAKNNVSNYSFFRNQMFLLQRVTGIITLIFIVWHVWETRIAAALGAEVNFQMMENILANPFMLVFYIVGVVSTIFHFANGLWSFCVSWGITVSPRSQLISTYVTLGIFVALSFVGLRAIFAFV, from the coding sequence ATGGGAGGAAATCGTGAGTTTTTTTATCGTCGACTCCATTCACTTCTAGGTGTTGTTCCAGTTGGAATATTCTTAATTCAACACTTAATTGTGAATCATTTTGCGACAAAGGGAGTAGAGGCATTTAACAATGCTGCTCATTTTATGGAAAGTCTTCCTTTTCGTTATGTATTAGAGGCTGTAATTATCTTTATTCCAATTATCTTCCATGCTGTTTATGGACTTTACATTGCGTTTACAGCTAAAAACAATGTTAGCAATTATAGTTTTTTCCGAAACCAAATGTTCTTATTACAACGTGTAACAGGTATTATTACACTTATCTTTATCGTTTGGCATGTTTGGGAAACTCGTATTGCAGCTGCATTAGGTGCTGAAGTTAACTTTCAAATGATGGAAAACATCCTAGCTAATCCTTTCATGCTAGTATTCTACATTGTGGGTGTTGTTTCTACAATCTTCCATTTTGCGAACGGCTTGTGGTCATTCTGTGTAAGCTGGGGAATTACAGTTTCTCCACGTTCTCAATTAATTTCTACTTATGTAACACTTGGTATTTTCGTAGCACTATCTTTCGTAGGATTACGTGCGATTTTTGCATTTGTATAA
- the uvrC gene encoding excinuclease ABC subunit UvrC, protein MHDHLKEKLSVLPDQPGCYLMKDKNGTIIYVGKAKILKNRVRSYFTGSHDGKTLRLVQEIVDFEYIVTPSNIDALVLEMNLIKKYDPKYNVMLKDDKSYPFIKITAERHPRLLITRNVKKDKGKYFGPYPNAQAASETKKLLDRIYPLRKCSTLPDKVCLYYHIGQCLAPCIQSVSEEQNKQLVDEISKFLNGGYKEIKTNLTEKMINASENLDFERAKEYRDQIAHIETTMERQKMTMTDFVDRDVFGFSYDKGWMCVQVFFIRQGKLIEREVSLFPFYDEPEEDFLTFLGQFYSQNNHFKPKEILLPKTVDKEMVEKLLEVSVFQPSKGQKKDLIDLATKNAFIAIKEKFSLIERDEERTIKAVEQLGIHLGIATPHRIEAFDNSNIQGTDPVSAMIVFIDGKPEKKEYRKYKIKSVIGPDDYESMREVVRRRYSRVLKEQLPLPDLIIIDGGKGHLAAVRDVLENELGLEVPTAGLAKDERHRTSELLLGETAEIIQLPRNSQEFYLLQRIQDEVHRFAITFHRQIRGKSAFQSVLDDIPGVGEKRKKALLKHFGSIKKLRSATIEEIVEAKIPRQTAEIIYEKLRN, encoded by the coding sequence ATGCATGATCACCTAAAAGAAAAACTTTCCGTACTTCCAGATCAACCAGGCTGCTATTTAATGAAGGATAAAAATGGGACGATTATCTATGTAGGGAAAGCAAAAATATTAAAAAATAGAGTTCGATCTTATTTTACTGGTTCTCATGACGGTAAGACGCTACGCTTAGTTCAAGAGATTGTTGATTTTGAATATATTGTAACACCTTCAAACATAGATGCATTAGTACTAGAAATGAACTTAATTAAAAAATATGACCCAAAATATAATGTGATGTTAAAGGATGATAAAAGTTATCCTTTTATTAAGATTACCGCTGAAAGACATCCAAGATTACTCATAACCCGTAATGTGAAAAAAGATAAAGGGAAATACTTTGGCCCTTATCCAAATGCACAGGCGGCTAGTGAAACGAAAAAGCTATTAGACCGAATCTATCCGCTTAGAAAATGTTCTACTTTGCCTGATAAAGTATGTCTTTATTATCATATTGGTCAGTGCTTAGCACCTTGTATCCAGTCGGTTTCAGAAGAGCAAAATAAACAGTTGGTGGATGAGATTTCCAAGTTTTTAAATGGTGGTTACAAGGAAATTAAAACTAACTTAACTGAGAAAATGATTAATGCTTCTGAAAACCTTGACTTTGAAAGAGCAAAAGAATATCGAGATCAAATAGCGCATATTGAAACAACAATGGAAAGACAAAAGATGACGATGACTGACTTTGTAGATCGCGATGTATTCGGTTTTTCTTATGACAAAGGCTGGATGTGTGTACAAGTCTTTTTTATTAGGCAAGGGAAATTAATAGAGCGTGAAGTTTCTTTATTCCCATTTTATGATGAGCCTGAGGAAGATTTCCTAACATTTTTAGGGCAATTTTACTCGCAAAATAATCATTTTAAACCCAAAGAAATTCTATTACCTAAGACGGTAGACAAGGAAATGGTAGAAAAACTTTTAGAAGTAAGTGTGTTTCAGCCTAGTAAGGGGCAGAAGAAGGATTTAATAGATTTAGCAACTAAAAATGCTTTTATTGCGATAAAAGAGAAATTCTCCCTAATTGAAAGAGATGAAGAGAGAACGATTAAGGCAGTTGAACAGTTAGGTATCCACTTAGGAATTGCTACACCTCATCGGATTGAGGCTTTTGATAATTCTAATATACAAGGAACAGATCCTGTTTCTGCGATGATTGTGTTTATAGATGGCAAGCCTGAGAAAAAAGAGTATCGAAAGTATAAAATTAAGTCCGTAATCGGTCCAGATGATTATGAATCGATGCGAGAAGTCGTTAGAAGGCGATATTCAAGAGTACTAAAGGAACAACTACCACTACCTGATTTAATTATTATTGATGGTGGTAAAGGTCATTTAGCGGCAGTTAGGGATGTATTAGAGAATGAGCTAGGATTAGAGGTTCCGACAGCAGGGCTTGCTAAGGATGAAAGACATAGAACTTCAGAGTTATTATTGGGAGAGACTGCTGAAATTATCCAGCTACCACGAAATAGTCAAGAGTTTTATCTATTACAGCGAATTCAAGATGAAGTTCATCGATTTGCAATAACTTTTCATCGTCAAATTAGAGGGAAGTCTGCATTTCAATCTGTTCTGGATGATATACCTGGTGTGGGAGAAAAAAGAAAGAAAGCACTTCTTAAACATTTTGGCTCGATAAAAAAACTACGTTCAGCAACTATAGAAGAAATTGTAGAGGCTAAAATACCTCGCCAAACTGCGGAGATAATCTATGAGAAATTAAGAAATTAA
- a CDS encoding aspartate kinase has translation MGIIVQKFGGTSVGSIERIQNVANRVVHEVDKGNKVVVVVSAMGKSTDELVSLAKQISKNPSKREMDMLLSTGEQVTISLLTLALQEKGYDSISFTGWQAGIETEAIHSNARIVNIDTKKLNESLNKGQIVVVAGFQGITVDGAITTLGRGGSDTTAVALAAALKADKCDIYTDVTGVFTTDPRYIKTARKLQSVSYDEMLELANLGAGVLHPRAVEFAKNYLMPLEVRSSMELENGTIIEEEVSMEKNLIVRGIAFEDQVTRVTVCGLPNELQTLSKIFTTLAQNGLNVDIIIQSTTNDNTTSISFSVKTADLEDTLHVLNSNREELKFTEIQHESGLAKVSIVGSGMISNPGVAAEMFQVLANHEIQVKMVSTSEIKVSTVVEQVNMVKAVDALHEAFSLSVSDKSEVTI, from the coding sequence ATGGGAATCATTGTACAAAAATTTGGTGGTACATCGGTTGGTTCAATTGAGCGTATTCAGAACGTTGCAAATCGAGTTGTTCATGAGGTAGACAAAGGTAATAAAGTGGTTGTTGTCGTTTCTGCTATGGGAAAATCAACAGATGAACTTGTGTCTTTAGCGAAGCAAATTAGTAAAAATCCTAGCAAGCGTGAAATGGATATGCTTCTTTCAACAGGAGAACAAGTTACCATTTCATTATTAACATTAGCATTACAAGAAAAAGGATATGATTCAATATCATTTACAGGATGGCAAGCTGGCATTGAGACTGAAGCGATACATAGCAATGCACGTATCGTAAATATAGATACAAAGAAATTAAACGAAAGTTTAAATAAAGGACAAATTGTTGTGGTTGCTGGATTCCAAGGAATTACAGTAGATGGTGCTATTACTACACTTGGGAGAGGTGGATCTGATACAACAGCAGTTGCTTTGGCTGCCGCATTAAAAGCTGATAAGTGTGATATATATACTGATGTAACTGGAGTCTTTACTACTGATCCACGCTATATAAAAACTGCAAGAAAATTACAGTCTGTCTCCTATGATGAAATGTTGGAACTAGCTAATTTAGGTGCAGGCGTACTTCACCCCAGAGCAGTTGAATTTGCCAAAAATTACTTAATGCCTTTAGAGGTTAGATCAAGCATGGAGTTAGAAAATGGGACAATCATCGAGGAGGAAGTTTCAATGGAAAAAAACTTAATTGTTAGAGGCATTGCATTTGAAGACCAAGTAACAAGGGTAACAGTCTGTGGATTACCTAATGAACTACAGACATTATCTAAAATCTTTACAACATTAGCACAGAATGGCTTAAATGTGGATATTATCATTCAAAGTACAACCAATGATAATACAACATCTATTTCTTTCTCAGTTAAAACAGCTGATTTAGAGGATACTCTTCATGTATTAAATAGTAACCGTGAGGAGCTTAAGTTTACTGAAATTCAGCATGAAAGTGGATTGGCCAAGGTCTCTATTGTTGGCTCAGGAATGATTTCCAACCCCGGAGTAGCAGCCGAAATGTTTCAAGTGCTAGCAAATCACGAAATTCAAGTGAAAATGGTAAGTACATCTGAAATCAAAGTATCGACCGTAGTTGAGCAGGTGAACATGGTCAAGGCAGTAGATGCCCTACATGAGGCATTTAGTTTATCAGTTTCTGACAAATCAGAGGTTACAATTTAG
- the trxA gene encoding thioredoxin → MAISNVTDQNFNTETSEGLVLADFWAPWCGPCKMIAPVLEELDSEMGEKVKIVKIDVDENQETAGKFGVMSIPTLLVMKNGEVVDKVVGFQPKDALAELLNKHA, encoded by the coding sequence ATGGCAATTTCAAATGTAACAGATCAAAATTTCAATACGGAAACTAGCGAAGGTCTAGTTCTTGCAGATTTCTGGGCTCCATGGTGTGGACCTTGTAAAATGATTGCTCCTGTATTAGAAGAATTAGACTCAGAAATGGGTGAAAAAGTTAAAATCGTGAAAATCGATGTTGACGAAAATCAAGAGACTGCAGGGAAATTCGGAGTTATGAGTATCCCAACATTACTAGTTATGAAAAACGGCGAAGTTGTAGATAAGGTTGTTGGATTCCAACCTAAAGATGCACTTGCTGAATTACTAAACAAACACGCATAA
- a CDS encoding enoyl-CoA hydratase produces MALLSTTIEERIATITINHPPANALSSLVLKELSGVLDGLETNEEVRVIVLKGEGRFFSAGADIKEFTTVSNGEEFSKLSTYGQDLFERMENFTKPIIASIHGAALGGGLELAMGCHFRIVSETAKLGLPELQLGLIPGFAGTARLPKFIGVSKAAEMLWTSDPISGKEAVQFGLANHAFPEESLVEETYKIAKKIAAKSPISIAATIELLNIAKTKQYHAGVAREAELFGQVFTSEDGQEGIQAFIEKRQPQFKGK; encoded by the coding sequence ATGGCATTACTAAGTACAACAATTGAGGAAAGAATTGCCACAATTACAATTAATCATCCACCTGCAAATGCTTTATCATCTTTAGTCCTAAAGGAGCTATCGGGAGTACTTGATGGTCTTGAGACTAATGAAGAAGTTAGAGTAATTGTTTTAAAAGGAGAGGGCAGATTCTTCTCTGCAGGTGCAGATATTAAAGAATTTACGACTGTTTCAAATGGAGAAGAGTTCTCAAAGCTGTCTACATACGGGCAGGATCTATTTGAAAGAATGGAAAACTTCACCAAACCAATCATTGCTAGCATTCATGGAGCTGCACTAGGTGGTGGCTTAGAATTAGCAATGGGTTGTCACTTTAGAATTGTAAGTGAAACTGCAAAGTTAGGTCTTCCAGAACTTCAATTAGGATTAATCCCTGGTTTTGCTGGAACAGCTAGACTACCAAAGTTTATTGGTGTGTCTAAAGCAGCTGAAATGCTTTGGACAAGTGACCCTATTAGTGGAAAGGAAGCTGTTCAGTTTGGATTAGCAAACCATGCATTTCCAGAGGAGAGCTTAGTAGAAGAAACATACAAAATTGCTAAAAAGATTGCTGCGAAAAGCCCAATCTCCATTGCTGCTACCATCGAGTTATTAAATATTGCTAAGACAAAACAATACCATGCGGGTGTTGCAAGAGAGGCTGAGTTATTCGGTCAAGTCTTTACATCAGAGGATGGCCAAGAAGGTATCCAAGCTTTTATTGAAAAGCGTCAACCTCAATTCAAAGGAAAATAA
- a CDS encoding DUF350 domain-containing protein: MNEFWENELVSTAAHYSVVILCIFVSLAIFELVTKYRNWEEIQRGNLAVAMATGGKIFGLANIFRYSINNHDSLLTMVGWGFFGFILLLLGYFIFEFLTPKFKIDEEIARDNRAVGFISLTISVGLSFVIGAGIG, encoded by the coding sequence ATGAATGAATTTTGGGAGAATGAGCTAGTTTCAACAGCTGCACACTATAGTGTCGTTATCTTGTGTATTTTCGTTTCCTTGGCGATTTTCGAACTTGTAACGAAATATCGTAATTGGGAAGAAATACAAAGAGGGAATTTGGCAGTTGCTATGGCTACAGGCGGAAAAATTTTTGGTTTGGCAAATATTTTTAGATATTCTATTAATAATCATGATTCTCTATTAACAATGGTGGGTTGGGGATTCTTTGGGTTTATACTATTATTGTTGGGGTACTTTATTTTTGAATTTCTAACTCCTAAATTTAAAATTGACGAAGAAATTGCACGTGATAATCGGGCTGTTGGTTTTATATCACTAACCATTTCAGTTGGTTTATCATTCGTCATCGGTGCAGGTATAGGGTAA
- a CDS encoding YslB family protein produces MRNTILDVNKSFFDEKQVPSFGYELLREVLIPDLLGKDTPQLLYWAGKNLARKYPLDSIEMIVDFFSKAGWGQLTLDKDKKEELEFHLTGDLVSNRLSSKEPSTFQLESGFLAQQIEHQKGQLSEAYEQQKNRALKVIFTVKTDKKDIIKHI; encoded by the coding sequence GTGAGAAATACTATCTTAGATGTAAATAAATCATTTTTTGATGAAAAACAAGTACCAAGCTTCGGTTATGAATTATTAAGAGAAGTTTTAATACCTGATCTACTCGGCAAAGATACTCCTCAGCTATTATATTGGGCTGGTAAAAATTTAGCTAGGAAGTATCCTTTAGACTCAATAGAGATGATTGTTGATTTTTTCAGTAAAGCTGGTTGGGGACAATTGACACTCGATAAGGATAAGAAAGAAGAACTCGAGTTCCATTTAACAGGTGATCTCGTTTCGAATCGTCTCTCTAGTAAAGAACCTTCCACTTTCCAACTCGAATCAGGCTTTTTGGCTCAACAAATTGAACACCAAAAAGGTCAATTATCTGAAGCATATGAACAACAGAAAAACAGGGCCTTAAAGGTCATTTTCACAGTAAAAACTGACAAAAAGGACATCATTAAACATATTTAA
- a CDS encoding long-chain-fatty-acid--CoA ligase — MEQRKPWLKQYPKEIPHSLDYGNKSLQSYLKDVTKEYPNKKAIHFLGKELTYAELYESSLKFANYLKKIGLEKGDRVAIMLPNCPQGVIAYYGTLFAGGVVVQTNPLYMEREIEYQMNDSGSKIIITLDILYPRVSKVKAQTCLEHIIVTGIKDFLPFPKNMIYPFIQKKQYGIVVKVEHQGENHLLTEILKSSEAKEIELDINPEEDIALLQYTGGTTGFPKGVMLTHRNLVANTLMCTTWMYNCKRGEESVLGILPFFHVYGMTTVMNLSIMQAYKMVLLPKFDATDTLKTIQKFKPTLFPGAPTIYIALLNHPDIKKYDLSSVQACISGSAPLPVEVQEQFEEVTGGKVVEGYGLSEASPVTHSNFLWGKRVSGSIGLPWPDTDAKIIDMQTGEEAEVKQIGEVIIRGPQVMKGYWNRPEETEATLKDGWLLTGDLGYMDEDGYFYIVDRKKDMIIAGGYNIYPREIEEVLYEHDKVQEVVVAGIPDPYRGETVKAYVVAKEGKTITEAELDEYARKHLAAYKVPRKYEFRKELPKTAVGKILRRALVDEEKDKIKQA, encoded by the coding sequence ATGGAACAACGTAAACCATGGTTAAAGCAATACCCAAAAGAGATACCACATTCACTTGATTATGGTAATAAGTCTTTACAATCCTATTTGAAGGATGTAACAAAGGAGTACCCAAACAAAAAAGCAATACACTTTCTAGGTAAGGAATTGACGTATGCTGAACTTTACGAGAGTTCGCTTAAATTTGCAAACTATCTAAAGAAAATTGGGCTTGAGAAAGGTGATAGAGTTGCAATCATGCTTCCGAATTGCCCACAAGGTGTAATCGCTTACTATGGTACATTATTTGCAGGTGGAGTAGTTGTTCAGACAAACCCACTTTATATGGAACGCGAAATAGAATATCAAATGAACGATTCTGGCTCTAAAATAATCATTACACTCGATATTCTATATCCAAGAGTTTCAAAAGTGAAAGCGCAAACATGCCTTGAACATATTATCGTGACTGGGATTAAAGATTTTTTACCTTTTCCAAAGAACATGATTTACCCATTTATTCAGAAAAAACAATATGGGATTGTTGTAAAGGTAGAACATCAAGGGGAAAATCATTTACTTACAGAAATCTTAAAGTCGAGTGAAGCAAAAGAAATCGAATTAGACATTAATCCAGAAGAAGATATTGCTTTATTGCAATATACAGGTGGTACGACCGGCTTTCCAAAGGGTGTAATGCTAACACACAGAAATCTTGTAGCTAATACTTTAATGTGTACAACTTGGATGTATAATTGCAAAAGAGGGGAAGAGTCTGTTCTAGGAATATTACCATTTTTCCATGTGTATGGCATGACAACTGTTATGAATCTTTCAATCATGCAGGCTTATAAGATGGTATTATTACCAAAATTTGACGCAACAGACACCTTAAAGACCATTCAGAAATTCAAACCAACCTTATTTCCTGGTGCACCGACTATCTATATCGCATTACTAAATCATCCTGACATTAAAAAATATGATTTATCCTCAGTTCAAGCGTGCATAAGTGGTTCTGCACCCCTTCCGGTTGAAGTGCAAGAGCAGTTTGAAGAGGTAACAGGTGGTAAAGTAGTTGAAGGTTATGGTTTATCTGAAGCGTCACCGGTGACACATTCGAATTTCCTTTGGGGGAAAAGAGTAAGTGGGAGTATTGGATTACCATGGCCCGATACAGATGCTAAAATCATTGATATGCAAACTGGCGAGGAAGCAGAAGTCAAGCAAATTGGTGAAGTTATCATTCGTGGTCCACAGGTAATGAAAGGGTATTGGAATAGACCAGAAGAAACTGAAGCAACACTCAAAGACGGTTGGCTATTAACTGGAGATTTAGGTTATATGGATGAGGACGGATACTTCTATATTGTTGATCGCAAAAAAGATATGATTATCGCAGGTGGATATAATATTTATCCTCGTGAGATTGAAGAAGTACTATATGAGCATGATAAAGTTCAAGAGGTTGTTGTTGCAGGTATCCCGGATCCTTACCGAGGAGAAACTGTAAAAGCGTATGTAGTAGCTAAAGAGGGTAAAACAATAACTGAGGCTGAATTAGATGAATATGCCAGAAAACACTTGGCTGCATATAAGGTGCCTAGAAAATACGAATTCCGAAAAGAACTTCCAAAGACTGCGGTAGGGAAAATATTGAGAAGAGCTTTAGTGGATGAAGAGAAGGATAAAATCAAGCAGGCTTAA
- a CDS encoding electron transfer flavoprotein subunit alpha/FixB family protein, giving the protein MARKVLVLAEARDNSLRNVSFETISAGKTVAEGGEVVAVLLGDGVSSLATELFHYGADKVVTVEDEKLKTYTPDGYAQALLAVIDAESPEGLVIGHTALGKDLAPKIAGKLNSGLISDATDVEATGGNLVFTRPIYSGKAFEKKIITDGLIFATIRPNNIAPLAKDESRTGEVSSLSVDIKDLRTIVKEVVRKASEGVDLSEAKVVIAGGRGVKSEDGFEPLKELANVLGGAIGASRGACDAEYCDYSLQIGQTGKVVTPDLYIACGISGAIQHLAGMSNSKVIVAINKDPEANIFKVADYGIVGDLFEVVPLLTEEFKKLKVHS; this is encoded by the coding sequence ATGGCAAGAAAAGTGTTAGTATTAGCTGAAGCACGTGATAACTCATTACGTAATGTTTCATTTGAAACGATTTCTGCAGGTAAAACAGTTGCTGAAGGTGGAGAAGTTGTAGCTGTCTTACTAGGAGACGGTGTTAGCTCATTAGCTACTGAATTATTTCACTACGGTGCAGATAAAGTAGTAACAGTTGAAGACGAAAAATTGAAAACGTATACACCTGATGGATATGCTCAAGCTTTATTAGCTGTTATTGATGCTGAAAGTCCAGAAGGATTAGTGATTGGACACACTGCATTAGGAAAAGACTTAGCTCCTAAAATTGCTGGTAAGCTAAATTCTGGATTAATTTCTGATGCAACAGATGTTGAGGCAACAGGCGGTAATCTTGTGTTTACAAGACCAATCTACTCAGGTAAAGCATTTGAGAAGAAAATTATTACTGATGGATTAATCTTTGCTACAATCCGTCCAAATAACATTGCTCCTTTAGCAAAAGACGAGTCACGTACAGGTGAAGTGTCTTCATTATCAGTTGATATTAAAGACTTACGTACAATTGTAAAGGAAGTAGTGAGAAAAGCATCTGAAGGTGTTGACTTGTCAGAGGCAAAGGTTGTTATTGCTGGTGGTCGTGGAGTGAAAAGCGAAGATGGATTTGAACCATTAAAAGAACTAGCTAATGTTCTTGGTGGAGCAATTGGTGCTTCTCGTGGAGCTTGTGACGCTGAATACTGTGATTATTCACTACAAATCGGCCAAACAGGTAAAGTAGTTACACCAGACCTATATATTGCTTGCGGTATCTCAGGTGCAATTCAACATTTAGCTGGTATGTCTAACTCTAAAGTTATCGTAGCTATCAATAAAGACCCAGAAGCAAACATCTTCAAAGTAGCTGATTACGGAATCGTTGGAGACTTATTTGAAGTTGTACCACTTCTTACAGAAGAGTTTAAAAAACTGAAAGTACATTCTTAA